The following is a genomic window from Candidatus Methylomirabilota bacterium.
ATACTGATCCAAGGTCCACTGTATCAGCGTCGAGCCGATACCCATCCCTTGAGCGCTGGGCGTGACGGCAAATATATGGATGTAAGGCCTTCCCCAAAGCCTCCTGATTGCCGGGTCGCGATTGAACGCGATGCCAGATTCGAGATACAGCTTGACGATATGAAGTGGCAAGCCGTATCTCCCGGTCGCAAAATGCCAAAGCCAACGCAACACCTGGCAGTGGACGAAGATAGTCCCGGCCCGCATGTCACGACACGGGCCGATGACAAAGCCAAGGATCTTCTCATCCAATCCATACACCCAATTGTTCTCAGGATCCCATGAAAGGTAAAAACGTAAGTAATCGGCAATGAAGGTCCGTCGATGAACTCCCCCAAAGACCTCCTCGGTACGGTCGGGGAAGCACTCGGTATAGATATCGACCAGCGCATCAATGTCTCGGTCTCGCACCGAGGGGTGCCGAATGATTCCTTCAGCCATCGACCCATCCCTCAAGGGTCTATGGGATATCCCTGATAATAGCAGGTCCAAGTGCTCTTGCCATGAAAGCCGGCAGCCGCTTCCAGATGGCGACGGCGACATGGAAACTCGGGTTTGTCGGGTCCATATCGGGCATCCGGATTCCATCGGCGAAATGATATTCGTAGAAAAGCGGGAAAGGCTGGGCTCCCCATTGCCGCTTGAAGAAAAAGGTCCCGGAATCCCACCGGCTTCGGCCGAAATCGAGATAGGCAAGGCCGCGCTCGCAACCAAATAGAATGGTCTCCCAGATGAGCAGGCTCATGGGAGAAAAAGCCCTGGATTCAATGAGGGCTCCTCCATAGAGCGGGAAGACTGTGTCCTTCGAGGTGACCAGCAGCACTCCCCCGATAGGTCGCCCCCTATGACTGACCATCAGGATCTCCGATTGATTCTGAAACTCCGCAAGGATATTTCGGTAAAAGATAGCTCGGTGAAACGGCGTACCCAGATCCCTCATGTGCCGGCTGACCAGGCCGGCGAAAGCCTCCACCAGTGAATGGCCTCTCTCAACCATGAGGCCTGAGTACATTGCCTTTCTGACGGCCTTCCGAGCCCTTCCTTCGAGCCTCGACCACAGAGCCTTGGGGCCACGGCAAAGCGACAAAACAAAGGTGCAGTACTTGTCCTTCAGGATAAGGCCCTGATCGATCCGGCGTGATCCACGGATTTCCAGATATTCGACCCTCTGCTCAATAGCCAGCTCCCTGGCTTTCTCGACCAAAGATCGAGACGCCTCCGCGTCATCAGCTATCAGGCCTCCGTAGGAGAGATATGGCGCCGTCACCATGAACCGCCCGAAGATCCGACTTTCGATGAGGAAGAGCGGTAGAAGTCCGACAACTCGCCCGCGCTCTTGGGCCATGAGGTAGAAAGGCGTATGGTGATATGTCTTCTCCACCATGTTCCGCCACCCGAGGAGGTGGGCAAAGGTCGCATGAGAGGAGGCTTCAACGAAGTCCTCCCAGGCCTTCTCCTGGTCCGGGGCCAACAAGGCCACATCTATCGCCGTTCCTTCAGGCACGACCGATTTTCCCCCGGGTGAGCCGAAACCCGCTTCATGAGGCAACTTCACAGTCTCCGTGTTTGCGTCGGATGGCAGAATCAATTACACTTATTGGTAAATGAAGCGAGCCGATTACGATCCCGAAGGGAGCGGGCAGTATTACGCCCTTACAAGCGCCAACCCTGTGAGGAAACGATGGCATCTCAACAAGCTCCGGCTCTTTCATCTGACAGACATCTCACCTGAAGATTACGTGATGGATGCGGGCTGTGGTGCGGGAAACCTCATTTCTGAACTGGTCCCGTATTGCCGGGTGGCCGTTGGTTGCGACATCAACCACGCCCGCTTAGCCTTCGCCGCCCGAAGGGGCCGCGGCACTTACATTCAGGCCGATCTCACGCAACTCCCCTTTGCTGACCACACATTCGAAACGATCTTCTTTATGGAGGTTATTGAGCATCTTGAGCAGCGGATCATCCCGCAAGTCTTGAGCCAACTCTATCGGATCCTCAAGCCAAAAGGACAACTTCTTATCACAACCCCCAACTACCGAAGCTTGTGGTTCGTCATAGAGCTCCTGGCCGACAACCTCCGTCTGGCGCCTGAGATGGCCGGCGGAGAGCACATTTCCAAATACCATCGTCGAACGTTGGCAAAGACCCTTACTCAGGCGCGCTTCACCATTCGGAGAATGGGGACCTTTAATCACCTCTCCCCCTTTGTCGCCATCTTCTCCGACCGATGGGCGGAGCGCCTTTACCGCTGGGAGCTGAAGAAGAGCCGGGCCGGCGGAAATCTCCTCTACGCCCTGTGCGAAAAATCCTGATCGCCCCGATACCTGCCCTGTCGATCCCGGCGATAGATCGTGATCAGATCCCGAAAAGCCTGGTACGCGTTCTTGACGAGCTTGACGCTGCTCACTTCCCCACTGTAGGCGAACGTCACCGGAATTTCCGTAATCCGGAGTCCAAGGCGTTGCGCGATCAACAGCACCTCCACGTCAAACGCGAAACCGCAAATGTCGACCCGCGAGAAGATCGCCTTCGCCGCCTCCGCTGTAAAT
Proteins encoded in this region:
- a CDS encoding GNAT family N-acetyltransferase; translated protein: MAEGIIRHPSVRDRDIDALVDIYTECFPDRTEEVFGGVHRRTFIADYLRFYLSWDPENNWVYGLDEKILGFVIGPCRDMRAGTIFVHCQVLRWLWHFATGRYGLPLHIVKLYLESGIAFNRDPAIRRLWGRPYIHIFAVTPSAQGMGIGSTLIQWTLDQYRKRGVDFCWLVVQGKNQRGFKFYERFGFRFHEKIANGDVIMVWRDVHEAKGHCQRR
- a CDS encoding FemAB family PEP-CTERM system-associated protein, whose translation is MPEGTAIDVALLAPDQEKAWEDFVEASSHATFAHLLGWRNMVEKTYHHTPFYLMAQERGRVVGLLPLFLIESRIFGRFMVTAPYLSYGGLIADDAEASRSLVEKARELAIEQRVEYLEIRGSRRIDQGLILKDKYCTFVLSLCRGPKALWSRLEGRARKAVRKAMYSGLMVERGHSLVEAFAGLVSRHMRDLGTPFHRAIFYRNILAEFQNQSEILMVSHRGRPIGGVLLVTSKDTVFPLYGGALIESRAFSPMSLLIWETILFGCERGLAYLDFGRSRWDSGTFFFKRQWGAQPFPLFYEYHFADGIRMPDMDPTNPSFHVAVAIWKRLPAFMARALGPAIIRDIP
- a CDS encoding methyltransferase domain-containing protein; protein product: MKRADYDPEGSGQYYALTSANPVRKRWHLNKLRLFHLTDISPEDYVMDAGCGAGNLISELVPYCRVAVGCDINHARLAFAARRGRGTYIQADLTQLPFADHTFETIFFMEVIEHLEQRIIPQVLSQLYRILKPKGQLLITTPNYRSLWFVIELLADNLRLAPEMAGGEHISKYHRRTLAKTLTQARFTIRRMGTFNHLSPFVAIFSDRWAERLYRWELKKSRAGGNLLYALCEKS